In one Serinus canaria isolate serCan28SL12 chromosome 2, serCan2020, whole genome shotgun sequence genomic region, the following are encoded:
- the LOC108964817 gene encoding C-C chemokine receptor type 5-like isoform X1, translated as MKEGHEFTHLFYDQYTMGNETIDYTDLPVTTELDYSDSTPCPATEEKHFAAKFLPPLYSLVVIFGLTGNMLVVLILVKYKRLKSMTDIYLLNLAISDLLFVFSLPFWAYYAVHDWIFGEALCRILSGVYLLGFYSGIFFIILLTLDRYLAIVHAVFALKARTVTYGILTSVITWAVAVLISVPGVVFHKTQKESSGYTCSAHYPSEQRNTWKRFLTLKMNILGLLIPMLIMICSYTRIIKTLLQCRNEKKHKAVRLIFIIMIIYFFFWAPYNICILLRDFQGAFSISTCEGNGQLHKAIQVTETISMIHCCINPVIYAFAGEKFRKYLRSFFRKQIAVHLSKYCPVFYADTAERASSTYTQSTGEQEVSAAL; from the exons ATGAAAGAGGGACACGAGTTTACTCATCTTTTCTATG ACCAATACACCATGGGAAATGAAACCATAGACTACACCGACTTGCCAGTGACAACAGAACTTGACTACAGTGATTCCACGCCTTGCCCTGCAACTGAGGAAAAGCACTTTGCAGCAAAATTTTTGCCACCTCTTTATTCTTTAGTGGTGATATTTGGCCTGACAGGCAACATGCTTGTTGTCCTTATCCTGGTAAAATACAAGAGGCTGAAGAGTATGACTGACATCTACCTGCTCAACTTGGCAATTTCTGATCTGCTCTTTGtattttccctccctttttggGCTTACTATGCTGTTCACGACTGGATTTTCGGGGAGGCACTATGTCGAATACTGTCAGGTGTCTACCTCCTTGGCTTCTACAGTGGCATCTTCTTCATAATCCTGCTGACCCTGGACAGGTACCTGGCCATAGTGCACGCGGTGTTTGCATTGAAAGCCCGGACAGTTACCTACGGCATCCTCACCAGCGTCATCACTTGGGCTGTTGCTGTTCTTATTTCTGTCCCAGGGGTAGTATTTCACAAAACTCAGAAGGAAAGTTCAGGCTATACTTGCAGTGCTCATTATCCATCAGAGCAGAGAAATACATGGAAGCGATTCCTCACCTTAAAAATGAACATCCTGGGACTTCTTATACCAATGTTAATCATGATCTGCAGCTACACACGAATTATAAAGACGTTACTGCAGTGTAGGAATGAGAAGAAACATAAAGCAGTCAGGCTTATTTTCATTATCATGATTATCTACTTCTTTTTCTGGGCACCGTACAACATTTGCATTCTCTTGCGTGATTTTCAAGGTGCATTTTCCATCTCTACTTGTGAAGGAAATGGTCAACTGCACAAAGCAATCCAAGTGACAGAAACAATCTCAATGATCCATTGTTGTATCAACCCTGTAATCTATGCCTTTGCTGGAGAAAAATTTAGGAAATATCTTCGCAGCTTTTTCCGAAAGCAGATTGCAGTCCACTTGTCTAAATACTGTCCTGTTTTCTATGCTGACACAGCTGAACGAGCGAGCTCCACCTACACACAATCTACTGGAGAACAAGAAGTTTCTGCTGCATTGTAA
- the LOC108964817 gene encoding C-C chemokine receptor type 5-like isoform X2, which translates to MGNETIDYTDLPVTTELDYSDSTPCPATEEKHFAAKFLPPLYSLVVIFGLTGNMLVVLILVKYKRLKSMTDIYLLNLAISDLLFVFSLPFWAYYAVHDWIFGEALCRILSGVYLLGFYSGIFFIILLTLDRYLAIVHAVFALKARTVTYGILTSVITWAVAVLISVPGVVFHKTQKESSGYTCSAHYPSEQRNTWKRFLTLKMNILGLLIPMLIMICSYTRIIKTLLQCRNEKKHKAVRLIFIIMIIYFFFWAPYNICILLRDFQGAFSISTCEGNGQLHKAIQVTETISMIHCCINPVIYAFAGEKFRKYLRSFFRKQIAVHLSKYCPVFYADTAERASSTYTQSTGEQEVSAAL; encoded by the coding sequence ATGGGAAATGAAACCATAGACTACACCGACTTGCCAGTGACAACAGAACTTGACTACAGTGATTCCACGCCTTGCCCTGCAACTGAGGAAAAGCACTTTGCAGCAAAATTTTTGCCACCTCTTTATTCTTTAGTGGTGATATTTGGCCTGACAGGCAACATGCTTGTTGTCCTTATCCTGGTAAAATACAAGAGGCTGAAGAGTATGACTGACATCTACCTGCTCAACTTGGCAATTTCTGATCTGCTCTTTGtattttccctccctttttggGCTTACTATGCTGTTCACGACTGGATTTTCGGGGAGGCACTATGTCGAATACTGTCAGGTGTCTACCTCCTTGGCTTCTACAGTGGCATCTTCTTCATAATCCTGCTGACCCTGGACAGGTACCTGGCCATAGTGCACGCGGTGTTTGCATTGAAAGCCCGGACAGTTACCTACGGCATCCTCACCAGCGTCATCACTTGGGCTGTTGCTGTTCTTATTTCTGTCCCAGGGGTAGTATTTCACAAAACTCAGAAGGAAAGTTCAGGCTATACTTGCAGTGCTCATTATCCATCAGAGCAGAGAAATACATGGAAGCGATTCCTCACCTTAAAAATGAACATCCTGGGACTTCTTATACCAATGTTAATCATGATCTGCAGCTACACACGAATTATAAAGACGTTACTGCAGTGTAGGAATGAGAAGAAACATAAAGCAGTCAGGCTTATTTTCATTATCATGATTATCTACTTCTTTTTCTGGGCACCGTACAACATTTGCATTCTCTTGCGTGATTTTCAAGGTGCATTTTCCATCTCTACTTGTGAAGGAAATGGTCAACTGCACAAAGCAATCCAAGTGACAGAAACAATCTCAATGATCCATTGTTGTATCAACCCTGTAATCTATGCCTTTGCTGGAGAAAAATTTAGGAAATATCTTCGCAGCTTTTTCCGAAAGCAGATTGCAGTCCACTTGTCTAAATACTGTCCTGTTTTCTATGCTGACACAGCTGAACGAGCGAGCTCCACCTACACACAATCTACTGGAGAACAAGAAGTTTCTGCTGCATTGTAA